One segment of Nakamurella flava DNA contains the following:
- the purH gene encoding bifunctional phosphoribosylaminoimidazolecarboxamide formyltransferase/IMP cyclohydrolase, giving the protein MSESTTPAPADEAASGRRPIRRALLSVSDKTGLIELATALHEAGVALVSTGGSARAIADAGIPVTPVEDVTGFAECLDGRVKTLHPAVHGGLLADTRRPEHLQQIADLGIEPFELVVINLYPFRETIASGAGFDESVEQIDIGGPAMVRASAKNHPSVAIVVDPARYDEVLAAVGAGGFTLAQRTALAAAAYAHTAAYDVAVASWLYGQVGRSDPESDGWPEFTGATWTKAGALRYGENPHQRAALYRHWRPGLAGATQLHGKEMSYNNYVDVDAAWRAANDFADPAVAIIKHANPCGIATVVGGDADPAAAVATAHRKAHECDPVSAFGGVIAVNRPVSLAMAEQVAEIFTEVLLAPGFDDAAVAVLTRKKNIRLLVMPEGSVPDPLEFRAISGGLLVQERDAIDADGDSPSTWQLAAGAAADEATLADLEFAWRACRAVKSNAILLATDGASVGIGMGQVNRVDSARLAVERAGERAAGAVAASDAFFPFADGLEILLQAGVRAVVQPGGSVRDAEVVAAAEAAGVSLYLTGTRHFYH; this is encoded by the coding sequence ATGAGCGAGAGCACCACCCCCGCCCCGGCGGACGAGGCGGCCAGCGGTCGTCGGCCCATCCGGCGGGCCCTGCTGTCGGTGTCCGACAAGACGGGCCTGATCGAGCTGGCCACCGCACTGCACGAGGCCGGCGTCGCTCTGGTGTCCACCGGCGGGTCCGCACGGGCGATCGCCGACGCCGGTATCCCGGTGACCCCGGTGGAGGACGTCACCGGGTTCGCCGAGTGCCTGGACGGCCGGGTCAAGACGCTGCACCCGGCGGTGCACGGCGGCCTGTTGGCCGACACCCGGCGCCCCGAGCACCTGCAGCAGATCGCCGACCTCGGGATCGAGCCGTTCGAGCTGGTCGTCATCAACCTGTACCCGTTCCGCGAGACCATCGCCTCCGGCGCCGGTTTCGACGAGAGCGTCGAGCAGATCGACATCGGCGGGCCGGCGATGGTGCGGGCGTCGGCCAAGAACCACCCGTCCGTCGCGATCGTCGTCGACCCGGCCCGGTACGACGAGGTGCTCGCCGCGGTCGGGGCCGGGGGCTTCACGCTGGCCCAGCGGACGGCGCTGGCCGCCGCCGCGTACGCGCACACCGCCGCCTACGACGTCGCCGTGGCGTCCTGGCTGTACGGCCAGGTCGGGCGGTCCGATCCGGAGTCGGATGGTTGGCCGGAGTTCACCGGCGCCACCTGGACCAAGGCCGGTGCGCTCCGCTACGGCGAGAACCCGCACCAGCGGGCCGCGCTGTACCGGCACTGGCGGCCGGGCCTGGCCGGGGCGACCCAGCTGCACGGCAAGGAGATGAGCTACAACAACTACGTCGACGTGGACGCGGCCTGGCGGGCGGCCAACGACTTCGCCGATCCGGCGGTCGCGATCATCAAGCACGCCAACCCGTGCGGCATCGCCACGGTCGTCGGCGGGGACGCCGACCCGGCCGCCGCGGTCGCCACCGCCCACCGCAAGGCCCACGAGTGTGACCCGGTCTCCGCGTTCGGCGGGGTCATCGCCGTCAACCGTCCGGTCTCGCTGGCGATGGCCGAGCAGGTCGCGGAGATCTTCACCGAGGTCCTGCTGGCTCCCGGGTTCGACGATGCGGCCGTGGCCGTCCTGACCCGCAAGAAGAACATCCGCCTGCTGGTCATGCCGGAGGGTTCGGTCCCGGATCCGCTGGAGTTCCGGGCGATCTCGGGCGGCCTGCTGGTGCAGGAGCGCGACGCGATCGACGCCGACGGGGACTCGCCCTCGACGTGGCAGCTGGCCGCGGGTGCGGCCGCCGACGAGGCCACCCTGGCCGATCTGGAGTTCGCCTGGCGGGCCTGCCGGGCGGTCAAGTCCAACGCGATCCTGCTGGCCACCGACGGTGCGAGCGTGGGGATCGGCATGGGCCAGGTCAACCGGGTCGACTCGGCGCGGCTCGCCGTCGAGCGGGCGGGGGAGCGGGCGGCCGGGGCGGTCGCCGCGTCCGATGCGTTCTTCCCGTTCGCCGACGGCCTGGAGATCCTGCTCCAGGCCGGGGTGCGGGCCGTCGTGCAGCCGGGTGGTTCCGTGCGGGACGCCGAGGTCGTGGCGGCGGCCGAGGCCGCGGGGGTGTCCCTGTACCTGACCGGGACCCGGCACTTCTACCACTGA
- the purN gene encoding phosphoribosylglycinamide formyltransferase: MSAVHPSAGTAVSTPASTSGPTAHPRRVVVLASGSGTLLQALLDDPAPRPYEVVAVGSDLAACRALERAVEHGVPTFTERVRDHSDRASWDAALARRCAEFGADLVVLAGFMKLVGPRFLDAFDHRVLNAHPSLLPSFPGMHAPADALEHGVKLTGCTAFLVDTGVDAGPIVAQRAVPVLDDDTVETLHERIKVTERTLLVDVVRSLTAAPYRVDGRKVRLG; encoded by the coding sequence GTGTCAGCAGTGCACCCGTCCGCCGGGACGGCGGTGTCCACCCCCGCATCCACGTCCGGACCGACAGCACACCCGCGTCGCGTGGTGGTCCTGGCCTCCGGGTCCGGCACCCTGCTGCAGGCGCTGCTCGACGACCCGGCTCCGCGCCCCTACGAGGTGGTCGCCGTCGGATCCGACCTGGCGGCCTGCCGGGCCCTGGAACGGGCCGTCGAGCACGGGGTGCCGACGTTCACCGAACGGGTGCGCGACCACTCCGACCGCGCGTCCTGGGACGCCGCCCTGGCCCGCCGGTGCGCGGAGTTCGGGGCCGACCTGGTGGTGCTGGCCGGGTTCATGAAACTGGTCGGGCCCCGGTTCCTCGACGCCTTCGACCACCGGGTGCTCAACGCCCACCCGTCGTTGCTGCCGTCGTTCCCGGGGATGCACGCCCCGGCCGACGCCCTCGAACACGGCGTCAAGCTGACGGGTTGCACGGCGTTCCTGGTCGACACCGGGGTGGACGCCGGCCCGATCGTCGCCCAGCGGGCGGTCCCGGTACTGGACGACGACACGGTCGAGACCCTGCACGAACGCATCAAGGTGACGGAACGAACCCTGCTGGTGGACGTGGTGCGGTCGTTGACCGCGGCGCCCTACCGCGTGGACGGACGAAAGGTACGGCTCGGATGA
- a CDS encoding DUF6350 family protein, whose protein sequence is MSRQLVEERPTAVDPPDRKRPMEWADLWNAFPAGTWVAAAAAVRGAVVAVTGIVATISLAVVIWAITPQSGDDATAALHAGFAALAAANLLPISIGGVAFRLSPLLLTLLLGVLLASTARRGRFRPTGRAQEAMVTLVGGGVYGLLVLVLTRGFGDEGVVAPGVGPFVVGVLGFAVGTLGRDSACRAWWRAIVPQWVTVAVRATTVGSVALFGGAAALFAVSLGLHFSSALTVGSAIAPDGLDGAGLALLSVVYLPNAVLATLGYSLGAGVHVGPGSYLPWGATPAELPGLPLLAALPTAPGPSAALAALAVPVIAAGLLGWTVVRGGLPTRQDRVLAAVTAAVMSAVVVGLAVFAAGGGVGAGRWADIGSSAPVAAAVVAVGFALVGGAVAALTAVRTVPWRLGRVSSRPAQRRPRTTRRPASAASRSAAAGAGPAVAGTEIADDDQEAVPDDEVASADEATVDGDPTDDTMDENTTDDDESADVAGDAAGIDDADASAEADTDDAHTDEIDTDDTDDADDRPTTPPASDATPPADRG, encoded by the coding sequence ATGAGCCGACAGCTGGTCGAGGAGCGGCCGACCGCCGTCGACCCACCCGACCGCAAGCGCCCCATGGAGTGGGCCGACCTGTGGAACGCGTTCCCGGCCGGTACCTGGGTGGCCGCCGCAGCGGCGGTCCGCGGGGCGGTGGTCGCCGTCACGGGGATCGTCGCCACGATCAGCCTGGCCGTCGTGATCTGGGCGATCACCCCCCAGTCCGGAGACGACGCCACGGCCGCCCTGCACGCCGGGTTCGCGGCGCTCGCCGCGGCCAACCTGCTCCCCATCAGCATCGGCGGCGTCGCGTTCCGGTTGTCGCCGCTGCTGCTGACCCTGCTACTGGGTGTGCTGCTCGCCTCGACCGCCCGGCGCGGCCGGTTCCGACCGACCGGTCGGGCTCAGGAGGCGATGGTCACCCTGGTCGGCGGCGGGGTCTACGGCCTGCTCGTCCTGGTCCTCACCCGCGGTTTCGGTGACGAGGGCGTCGTCGCCCCCGGCGTGGGCCCGTTCGTCGTCGGCGTACTGGGTTTCGCCGTGGGCACCCTGGGGCGGGACTCGGCCTGCCGGGCCTGGTGGCGGGCCATCGTTCCGCAGTGGGTGACGGTCGCCGTCCGCGCCACAACGGTGGGGTCCGTCGCGCTGTTCGGCGGCGCGGCCGCCCTGTTCGCCGTCTCCCTGGGCCTGCACTTCTCGTCCGCCCTCACGGTCGGGTCGGCCATCGCCCCCGACGGTCTGGACGGCGCCGGTCTCGCGCTGCTCAGCGTCGTCTACCTCCCGAACGCCGTGCTGGCCACCCTGGGGTACAGCCTGGGGGCCGGCGTGCACGTCGGGCCCGGTTCGTACCTGCCGTGGGGGGCCACCCCCGCCGAACTGCCCGGCCTGCCGTTGCTGGCTGCCCTGCCCACCGCGCCGGGCCCGTCTGCAGCCCTGGCCGCGCTGGCCGTCCCGGTGATCGCCGCCGGTCTGCTCGGCTGGACCGTGGTCCGCGGGGGTCTGCCGACCCGGCAGGACCGCGTGCTGGCCGCGGTGACCGCCGCCGTGATGAGCGCGGTCGTCGTGGGGCTGGCCGTGTTCGCCGCCGGTGGCGGGGTCGGCGCCGGACGCTGGGCGGACATCGGCTCGTCGGCCCCGGTCGCGGCCGCTGTGGTCGCGGTCGGCTTCGCGTTGGTCGGCGGGGCCGTCGCCGCCCTCACGGCCGTGCGCACGGTGCCGTGGCGGCTGGGCCGGGTGTCCAGCCGGCCGGCCCAGCGCCGTCCCCGGACCACCCGGCGTCCTGCTTCGGCCGCCTCGCGATCGGCCGCCGCGGGGGCCGGGCCGGCTGTCGCCGGGACCGAGATCGCAGACGACGACCAGGAGGCCGTGCCGGACGACGAAGTCGCGAGCGCCGACGAGGCGACGGTCGACGGTGACCCGACCGACGACACCATGGACGAGAACACCACGGACGACGACGAGTCGGCCGACGTCGCGGGCGACGCCGCCGGGATCGATGACGCTGACGCGTCCGCCGAGGCCGACACGGACGATGCGCACACGGACGAGATCGACACGGACGACACGGACGACGCGGACGACCGGCCGACGACCCCGCCGGCGAGCGACGCCACACCCCCGGCCGACCGGGGCTGA
- a CDS encoding DUF5336 domain-containing protein — translation MNQPAPEQSTGAERSGDHLPAAGDAGWDDDGRDTGPVPVVPRSGDPAVRPGGGPPPVGPAPTTAPPFGPPPAPPPFGPAGFVPPGAVAYGVSTDGPGVPDSRADGTGGTGVPRALTAVVALLGIVNLMAGFLPEVSLPEATRNAAASVSVYAVGPGWVPLLLLIGGLLAAGALMPGGADLRFAAAAVSVAGAIGAVIGLGIPNGFEQLLGNGRGNGAGALLLFIVGTIQAVVAIAAHVMGSGPQQPSDRTAAGRWSSAAQRPADSGSHPFPGGPVTSGSSPWAPGAAPPPAPPAGSGPVQFPGGPRR, via the coding sequence ATGAACCAGCCTGCACCCGAGCAGTCGACCGGAGCCGAGCGGTCCGGTGACCACCTGCCGGCGGCGGGCGACGCCGGCTGGGACGACGACGGCCGGGACACCGGGCCGGTGCCGGTTGTCCCGCGGTCCGGGGATCCGGCCGTTCGACCCGGAGGGGGTCCGCCACCCGTCGGGCCCGCCCCCACGACCGCGCCGCCGTTCGGTCCGCCTCCGGCGCCCCCGCCGTTCGGTCCGGCCGGCTTCGTCCCGCCCGGGGCGGTCGCCTACGGCGTCAGCACCGACGGGCCAGGGGTGCCGGACTCGCGGGCCGACGGGACCGGTGGCACCGGTGTTCCCCGGGCGCTGACCGCCGTCGTGGCCCTGCTGGGGATCGTCAACCTGATGGCCGGGTTCCTGCCCGAGGTCTCGCTCCCCGAGGCCACCCGCAACGCGGCCGCCAGTGTGTCCGTCTACGCCGTCGGTCCGGGTTGGGTGCCGTTGCTGCTGCTCATCGGGGGGCTCCTCGCTGCCGGGGCCCTGATGCCGGGGGGAGCGGACCTCCGGTTCGCCGCCGCGGCCGTGTCGGTGGCCGGTGCGATCGGCGCGGTCATCGGCCTGGGCATTCCGAACGGCTTCGAACAACTCCTGGGCAACGGACGCGGCAACGGCGCCGGCGCGCTCCTGCTCTTCATCGTCGGCACCATCCAGGCCGTCGTCGCCATCGCCGCGCACGTCATGGGCAGCGGTCCTCAGCAGCCTTCGGACCGGACCGCCGCCGGCCGGTGGTCGTCGGCGGCGCAGCGCCCTGCGGACAGCGGCTCGCACCCGTTCCCGGGCGGGCCGGTCACCTCCGGGTCGTCACCCTGGGCGCCGGGGGCGGCGCCGCCCCCCGCCCCGCCCGCCGGGAGCGGCCCCGTCCAGTTCCCCGGCGGCCCCCGGCGCTGA
- a CDS encoding pentapeptide repeat-containing protein: MVLDEGVAEYRDEDFRDVDLRDRDLTDLRFVGCDFSDATLAGSRLRRVVFERCTFVGTEFYGSELRGCTLLSCRVDRSAWHGATITDSRLVGTAFTDCRLIPLTVRDTDLTLVSLGGARLAGTDLSGLRLREANLTGADLRGCDLAGADLTGARLAGTELAGADLRGARLDVDAWIGARLRGARIDVDQALRFAAAHGLVLTDGDDPEGAA; the protein is encoded by the coding sequence ATGGTGCTGGACGAGGGGGTCGCGGAGTACCGGGACGAGGACTTCCGCGACGTGGACCTGCGGGACCGGGACCTGACCGATCTGCGGTTCGTCGGCTGTGACTTCAGCGACGCCACCCTGGCCGGCAGCCGCCTGCGGCGGGTCGTCTTCGAGCGGTGCACGTTCGTCGGGACCGAGTTCTACGGCAGCGAGCTGCGCGGGTGCACGCTGCTGTCGTGCCGGGTCGACCGGTCGGCTTGGCACGGCGCGACGATCACCGACAGCCGGCTGGTCGGCACCGCGTTCACCGACTGCCGGCTGATCCCGCTGACCGTCCGCGACACCGACCTGACGTTGGTGTCGCTCGGCGGCGCCCGGCTGGCCGGGACGGACCTGTCCGGCCTGCGGTTGCGGGAGGCGAACCTGACCGGCGCCGACCTGCGGGGGTGCGACCTGGCCGGGGCCGATCTGACCGGGGCGCGGCTGGCCGGTACCGAGCTGGCCGGCGCGGACCTGCGGGGGGCCCGGCTGGACGTGGACGCCTGGATCGGGGCGCGGCTGCGGGGGGCGCGCATCGACGTCGACCAGGCGCTGCGGTTC